From Carya illinoinensis cultivar Pawnee chromosome 5, C.illinoinensisPawnee_v1, whole genome shotgun sequence, one genomic window encodes:
- the LOC122308841 gene encoding E3 ubiquitin-protein ligase RHA2A produces MGLQSQLNDVSSDSIPLLLLALFAKCVSYLRSVVSGLFHSLGLSRFNADSAVDDGFVAAVGSGLAGLIVLADQLNLNRVFSYQYVGGEDPDLVGRPDCVVCLSALRDGDQVRRLACLHVFHKECFDGWLNHLKFTCPICRSPQVCDERVPLTDRRVGGDLLAWFSVR; encoded by the coding sequence ATGGGATTGCAGAGCCAGCTGAACGACGTGTCATCGGATTCGATCCCACTTCTACTTCTGGCTCTCTTCGCCAAGTGCGTCAGCTACCTCCGCTCTGTCGTCTCCGGCCTATTCCACTCTCTCGGTCTCTCCCGATTCAACGCAGACAGCGCCGTAGACGATGGTTTCGTGGCCGCCGTTGGGTCGGGCCTCGCCGGCCTAATCGTCTTGGCCGATCAGCTAAACCTCAACCGGGTGTTTTCCTACCAATACGTCGGTGGGGAGGACCCGGACCTCGTCGGTCGGCCCGATTGCGTCGTGTGCCTCTCCGCGTTGAGGGATGGGGACCAGGTGCGACGGCTAGCGTGCCTCCACGTCTTCCACAAGGAGTGCTTCGATGGCTGGCTCAACCACCTCAAGTTCACATGCCCTATTTGTCGGTCGCCGCAGGTATGTGATGAGCGCGTGCCACTCACCGACCGGCGCGTTGGTGGAGACCTCCTCGCGTGGTTCTCCGTGCGGTGA